The following coding sequences are from one Ctenopharyngodon idella isolate HZGC_01 chromosome 17, HZGC01, whole genome shotgun sequence window:
- the dio2 gene encoding type II iodothyronine deiodinase — MGMLSVDLLVTLQILPGFFSNCLFFVLYDSIVLVKRVVSLLSCSGSTGEWQRMLTTAGVRSIWNSFLLDAYKQVKLGEAAPNSKVVKVPGINRRWSISGKTHNECHLLDFESPDRPLVVNFGSATUPPFISQLPVFRRMVEEFSDVADFLLVYIDEAHPSDGWVAPPMEHFSFEVRKHRNLEERMFAARTLLEHFSLPPQCQLVADCMDNNANVAYGVSYERVCIVQKNKIAYLGGKGPFFYNLKDVRHWLEKSYGKR, encoded by the exons ATGGGCATGCTTAGTGTGGACCTCCTGGTAACTTTGCAGATCTTGCCTGGTTTCTTCTCCAACTGCCTGTTTTTCGTGCTGTATGATTCGATAGTGCTGGTTAAGCGTGTGGTGTCACTCCTGAGCTGCTCGGGCTCAACGGGTGAGTGGCAGCGCATGTTAACCACAGCCGGCGTGCGCTCCATATGGAACAGCTTTTTGCTGGATGCCTACAAACAG GTGAAGCTAGGCGAGGCTGCTCCAAACTCCAAGGTGGTGAAGGTCCCCGGCATCAACAGACGCTGGAGCATCAGCGGTAAGACCCACAACGAGTGCCACCTGCTGGACTTCGAGTCTCCAGACCGCCCGTTAGTGGTCAACTTTGGCTCGGCCACTTGACCCCCCTTTATAAGCCAGCTGCCGGTTTTCCGGCGGATGGTTGAGGAATTTTCGGATGTGGCAGACTTCCTGCTTGTCTACATAGATGAGGCTCACCCCTCAGACGGCTGGGTGGCTCCTCCCATGGAGCACTTCTCGTTTGAAGTGAGGAAACACCGTAATCTGGAGGAGAGGATGTTTGCTGCCCGGACACTTCTGGAGCATTTCTCCTTGCCTCCTCAGTGCCAATTGGTGGCCGATTGCATGGACAACAATGCCAACGTAGCCTACGGTGTGTCCTATGAGCGGGTTTGCATCgtacagaagaataaaatcGCTTACCTTGGGGGTAAGGGTCCATTTTTCTACAACCTTAAAGATGTTCGGCACTGGCTTGAGAAGAGCTATGGAAAGCGATAA